Proteins from one Catenulispora sp. EB89 genomic window:
- a CDS encoding SigE family RNA polymerase sigma factor, translated as MRLIQRGSRGPTEADDPPLDFQAFVAASGARLFRSACLLTGGDTHAAEDLVQETFGLLYRRWQRIGRLDNPVGYAQTTLVNRFVSGRRKRSSTELPAGAGGLGGVADRPEPDRGDDVALRLALLAALRSLPPVDRAVLVLRFWEDLTVAETAARLNLSDTAVRSRCSRALARVRDRLGGDFADLARS; from the coding sequence ATGAGGCTCATACAGCGCGGGAGTCGCGGCCCGACGGAGGCCGACGACCCGCCCCTGGACTTCCAGGCGTTCGTCGCGGCCAGCGGAGCGCGGTTGTTCCGTTCCGCCTGCCTGCTCACCGGTGGGGACACCCATGCCGCCGAGGATCTGGTGCAGGAGACCTTCGGGCTGCTCTACCGGCGGTGGCAGCGCATCGGCAGGTTGGACAACCCCGTCGGTTACGCACAGACCACGCTCGTCAACCGGTTCGTGTCGGGGCGGCGCAAGCGGAGCAGCACCGAGCTCCCGGCAGGCGCCGGCGGGCTCGGCGGCGTCGCGGATCGGCCCGAGCCCGACCGCGGCGACGACGTCGCGCTCCGTCTGGCGCTGCTGGCGGCGCTGCGGTCGCTGCCGCCGGTCGACCGGGCCGTGCTGGTTCTGCGGTTCTGGGAGGACCTGACCGTCGCCGAGACGGCGGCGCGGCTGAACCTGTCCGACACGGCCGTTCGCTCGCGCTGTTCCCGCGCGCTGGCTCGGGTTCGTGACCGGCTCGGTGGCGATTTCGCCGACCTGGCGCGTTCCTGA
- a CDS encoding DUF1269 domain-containing protein produces MSEPIYVYIGTYADEQTAKSDLEVVRDLYGDGVLRTYDAAVVTKEADQRIHVRRHEHTAARSAWHGAAVGALVGVLFPPAFIVSTVAGAAAGGLVGHLWHGLSRDDLKELGEWLDAGEASLVVISTTEIDHALTTALKATAHQTKKLEVADLKAFEAELKSVSAD; encoded by the coding sequence ATGTCAGAACCGATCTACGTCTACATCGGTACCTATGCCGACGAGCAGACGGCCAAGTCCGACCTGGAGGTTGTGCGTGACCTCTACGGTGACGGGGTGCTGCGCACCTACGACGCGGCCGTGGTGACGAAGGAGGCCGATCAGAGGATTCACGTGCGTCGCCATGAGCACACGGCGGCCCGTTCGGCTTGGCACGGTGCGGCTGTGGGCGCCCTGGTAGGGGTGCTTTTCCCGCCGGCGTTCATCGTCAGCACCGTGGCCGGTGCCGCCGCCGGCGGTCTCGTCGGGCACCTGTGGCACGGGCTGTCCCGGGACGACCTGAAGGAGCTCGGTGAGTGGCTCGATGCCGGGGAGGCCAGCCTGGTCGTGATCAGCACCACGGAAATCGACCACGCGCTGACCACGGCGCTGAAGGCCACGGCGCACCAGACCAAGAAGCTCGAGGTGGCCGACCTCAAGGCATTCGAGGCCGAGCTCAAGAGCGTTTCCGCGGACTGA
- a CDS encoding PucR family transcriptional regulator, whose product MTGTELAALAAWAQSCLPELIEAACAATVDRIPFYREGKIVDAAELHRSVGANMRFLVGAIAQPQAPLDLEAPTATGRRRAMQGAPLPEVLRCYRICFTTLWDALVAHTSRDRELAAAEALLSTASLILQLTDQHALALTESYRATTAHLMLARQERRAAMVEALLTGLPGADTGPWEAAELLGLHREGVLVVVAAETRALAEASLPDIERRLADIGIVSGWRLTPAQQLGIVSVRSSGTGTGNGSGYGQLLTVLRTTARARTGISPAFGAVTDTPRALRLAQAALAGLPPGRAEVRPFNPSPLAALMVYESEESRRLTADVLGPVLALPSEDREILLQTLMVWLDNNGSAERSGEILHCHPNTVRYRLRRVQDLTGRVLSDPHGIAELAAAAYAVRVADKPPKSA is encoded by the coding sequence GTGACGGGCACAGAGTTGGCGGCACTGGCTGCCTGGGCGCAGTCGTGTCTGCCGGAGCTGATCGAGGCCGCGTGCGCCGCGACCGTCGACCGCATCCCGTTCTACCGCGAAGGCAAGATCGTCGACGCCGCGGAACTGCACCGCTCGGTCGGGGCGAACATGCGCTTCCTCGTCGGCGCGATCGCCCAGCCGCAGGCACCGCTGGATCTGGAGGCGCCGACGGCGACCGGCCGCCGCCGCGCGATGCAGGGTGCCCCGCTTCCGGAGGTGCTGCGCTGCTACCGCATCTGCTTCACCACGCTGTGGGACGCACTGGTGGCGCACACCAGCCGCGACCGCGAGCTCGCCGCCGCCGAGGCGCTGTTGTCCACGGCCAGCCTGATCCTGCAGCTCACCGACCAGCACGCGCTCGCGCTCACCGAGTCCTACCGGGCCACGACCGCACACCTGATGCTCGCACGCCAGGAGCGCCGCGCGGCGATGGTCGAGGCGCTGTTGACGGGCCTGCCCGGTGCAGACACCGGGCCGTGGGAAGCCGCCGAACTGCTGGGCCTGCACCGCGAGGGGGTGTTGGTGGTCGTGGCCGCCGAAACCCGGGCCCTGGCCGAGGCGAGCCTGCCCGACATCGAACGCCGGCTGGCCGACATCGGCATCGTCTCCGGCTGGCGCCTGACGCCCGCCCAGCAGCTCGGCATCGTGTCGGTGCGCTCGAGCGGCACCGGCACCGGCAACGGCAGCGGTTACGGGCAGCTGCTGACCGTGCTGCGCACCACCGCACGGGCCCGCACCGGCATCAGTCCCGCCTTCGGCGCGGTCACCGACACCCCGCGTGCGCTGCGTCTCGCGCAGGCCGCGCTGGCCGGCTTGCCACCGGGCCGCGCCGAAGTGCGACCGTTCAACCCGAGCCCGCTGGCCGCGCTCATGGTGTACGAGTCCGAGGAGAGCCGGAGGCTCACCGCGGACGTGCTCGGGCCCGTCCTCGCTCTGCCGTCGGAGGACCGGGAGATCCTGCTGCAGACGCTCATGGTCTGGCTCGACAACAACGGATCGGCCGAACGGTCCGGAGAGATCCTGCATTGCCATCCCAACACCGTGCGCTACCGGCTGCGACGGGTTCAGGACCTGACCGGACGGGTTCTGTCGGACCCCCACGGCATCGCCGAACTCGCCGCCGCCGCGTACGCGGTCCGGGTGGCCGACAAGCCCCCCAAGTCAGCCTGA